The Haladaptatus paucihalophilus DX253 nucleotide sequence CGGAATGAGTTGCGGTGGCTGTGAGCAGAACGTCGTCGAAGCGCTCGAAGACGTTTCGGGCGTCTCGGACGCTAGCGCGGACCACGAGGCGGGAACGGCGACCGTCGAAGGCGACGCGAACGACGCCGATATCGTCGCCGCCGTCGAGGACGCCGGGTACGACGCCTCGGCCTGAAACGCTCTCGCTTTTTCCGCCGCTCGAAATAGGACGAGTCGAAACGCTTAGACGCTATCCGGCCAATCTCGGCACATGAGCGACCTGTTGGTTCGGGCGGCACGCGGCGAACGGACCGAACGCCCACCGGTTTGGTTGATGCGACAGGCCGGACGATACATCCCTGAGTACCGCGACATCCGAGAACAGTACACGTTCAAGGAGGCCATCAAGAATCCCGAGGTGGCCGAGCGGATAACCCTGCTCCCGTGGGAGCTGTTCGAACCGGACGGTCTCGTCATGTTCTCGGACATCCTCACCGTCCTCGAACCGCTCGGCTTCGAC carries:
- a CDS encoding heavy-metal-associated domain-containing protein, whose protein sequence is MVRTIDVDGMSCGGCEQNVVEALEDVSGVSDASADHEAGTATVEGDANDADIVAAVEDAGYDASA